A stretch of the Aggregicoccus sp. 17bor-14 genome encodes the following:
- a CDS encoding class I SAM-dependent methyltransferase, with amino-acid sequence MRLGLRADNLLERIAGWLNLAPQPLAQAFFGMMAARTLMAGSRLGVYRALAEGPAHPDALAVRLGLSAAGTRALLEALRACEAVQLRRGGLYRLAPRAERWLDPHSPTYVGGYLDFNYAQWDWWGGLEEVVRSGKGVDIHRLAPEDPRWSDYIHGLHQLARLAAPEVARALPLPRAPGGRAVQGHVLDLGGGHGWFAAELLRRHPGLGATVLDLPGSARVGREIVAAAGLSARMAFREVDLLDPATALTGPAGEAPGLVLLFQVLHHLSREQGVALLVRVRRALAPGGRLAVLEYLREGAGEQAADGGEDASSLVGLHFFLTSGAAAWTLGQLRSQLEEAGFRVERVRPVRRLPLQSLVVASPDDRRG; translated from the coding sequence ATGCGGCTGGGCCTCAGGGCGGACAACCTGCTGGAGCGGATTGCGGGCTGGCTCAACCTCGCGCCGCAGCCGCTCGCGCAGGCCTTCTTCGGGATGATGGCGGCGCGCACGCTGATGGCCGGCAGCCGGCTCGGCGTGTACCGGGCGCTCGCCGAGGGCCCCGCGCACCCGGACGCGCTCGCCGTGCGGCTGGGCCTGAGCGCCGCGGGCACGCGCGCGCTGCTCGAGGCGCTGCGCGCCTGCGAGGCGGTGCAGCTGCGGCGCGGCGGGCTGTACCGGCTCGCGCCGCGCGCCGAGCGCTGGCTGGACCCGCACAGCCCCACCTACGTGGGCGGCTACCTCGACTTCAACTACGCGCAGTGGGACTGGTGGGGTGGGCTCGAGGAGGTGGTGCGCTCGGGGAAGGGCGTGGACATCCACCGGCTCGCGCCCGAGGACCCGCGCTGGAGCGACTACATCCACGGCCTGCACCAGCTCGCGCGCCTCGCCGCGCCCGAGGTGGCGCGCGCCCTGCCCCTGCCGCGCGCGCCCGGCGGCCGCGCGGTGCAGGGCCACGTGCTGGACCTGGGCGGCGGCCACGGCTGGTTCGCCGCCGAGCTGCTGCGGCGCCACCCGGGCCTCGGGGCCACGGTGCTGGACCTGCCGGGCAGCGCGCGCGTGGGGCGGGAGATCGTGGCGGCCGCGGGCCTCTCCGCGCGCATGGCCTTTCGCGAGGTCGACCTGCTGGACCCGGCCACCGCGCTCACGGGCCCCGCGGGCGAGGCGCCCGGGCTGGTGCTGCTCTTCCAGGTGCTGCACCACCTGTCGCGCGAGCAGGGGGTGGCCTTGCTCGTCCGGGTGCGGCGCGCGCTCGCGCCCGGGGGGCGGCTCGCGGTGCTCGAGTACCTGCGTGAGGGAGCAGGCGAGCAGGCGGCCGACGGGGGGGAGGACGCCTCCAGCCTGGTGGGGCTGCACTTCTTCCTCACCTCGGGGGCGGCGGCATGGACCCTCGGGCAGCTGCGCTCGCAGCTCGAGGAGGCGGGCTTCCGGGTGGAGCGCGTGCGCCCGGTGCGCCGCCTGCCGCTGCAGTCGCTGGTGGTTGCTTCCCCGGACGACAGACGGGGGTAG
- a CDS encoding MXAN_6627.5 family MYXO-CTERM protein, translating into MNRICSRFSPVRLPLRTLLPTLGLLFALLAVAHPRAALAQVDEEPDAGSLPGPTPDAGEEPPDEDTTGHIVEVCRVTADCSPRFACDSGRCRYQGTREAKRVGCMLGPEGTVALIGLGLVATARRRR; encoded by the coding sequence GTGAACCGCATCTGCAGCCGCTTCTCCCCCGTGCGCCTCCCCCTCCGCACCCTGCTCCCCACCCTCGGGCTCCTCTTCGCGCTGCTCGCCGTGGCGCACCCCCGCGCCGCGCTCGCGCAGGTGGACGAGGAGCCGGACGCGGGGAGCCTGCCCGGCCCCACGCCGGACGCGGGCGAGGAGCCGCCCGACGAGGACACCACCGGACACATCGTGGAGGTGTGCCGGGTGACGGCGGACTGCAGCCCGCGCTTCGCGTGCGACAGTGGCCGCTGCCGCTACCAGGGCACGCGCGAGGCGAAGCGCGTGGGCTGCATGCTCGGGCCCGAGGGCACGGTGGCGCTCATCGGGCTGGGGCTGGTGGCCACTGCCCGGCGCCGCCGCTAG
- a CDS encoding response regulator, giving the protein MAPRILVVDDNQELLSLLTQLFEDAGYEVLGASRGKQALEAARAQPPGVAVLDILLPDMMGYHLADALRKEQPQLPLLFITGVFKGGKHALEARQKYAAAGYFEKPFEAQKLLEAVTKLLPAEKRTPSPASLQDAFEVELDLDVEEEGPQDPMELTGRIKVTGGENLSAELRGANLTASPLAKGAAALPRPAGQVRPAATGSPLASSAPGARRGDLRDNLPSLITAFYLSRETGELGVQRGKVKKVVYFERGTPVFALSNLLADRFGQFLVRVGKIRPEQLADASAVASAGGRRTGDVLVERGLLKDTERLYYVGQQVKAIIYSLFAWEDGTYVMSFKERASAESIKLDIHPASLITRGIKKLYKPERLRRLLRPEDRLLPAVAPSYPLNEVELERWEAELLPRVDGTRTVAELLALANRPEHVLHGFLVAMLSLGILERRE; this is encoded by the coding sequence ATGGCCCCCCGAATCCTCGTCGTCGACGACAACCAGGAGCTGCTCTCGCTGCTCACGCAGCTCTTCGAGGATGCGGGCTACGAGGTGCTCGGCGCCAGCCGCGGCAAGCAGGCACTGGAGGCCGCGCGCGCCCAGCCGCCCGGCGTGGCGGTGCTCGATATCCTGCTGCCCGACATGATGGGCTACCACCTGGCGGACGCGCTGCGAAAGGAGCAGCCGCAGCTGCCGCTGCTCTTCATCACCGGCGTCTTCAAGGGCGGCAAGCACGCGCTCGAGGCGCGCCAGAAGTACGCGGCCGCCGGCTACTTCGAGAAGCCCTTCGAGGCGCAGAAGCTGCTCGAGGCGGTGACGAAGCTCTTGCCCGCCGAGAAGCGCACCCCCAGCCCCGCGAGCCTCCAGGACGCCTTCGAGGTGGAGCTGGACCTGGACGTGGAGGAGGAGGGGCCGCAGGACCCCATGGAGCTCACCGGCCGCATCAAGGTGACGGGCGGGGAGAACCTCAGCGCCGAGCTGCGCGGGGCGAACCTCACCGCGAGCCCACTCGCCAAGGGCGCCGCCGCGCTGCCGCGCCCCGCGGGGCAGGTGCGCCCCGCGGCCACCGGCAGCCCGCTCGCCTCGAGCGCCCCGGGCGCGCGCCGCGGCGACCTGCGCGACAACCTGCCCAGCCTCATCACCGCCTTCTACCTCTCGCGCGAGACGGGCGAGCTGGGTGTGCAGCGCGGCAAGGTGAAGAAGGTGGTGTACTTCGAGCGCGGCACGCCCGTGTTCGCGCTCTCCAACCTGCTCGCGGACCGCTTCGGCCAGTTCCTCGTGCGCGTGGGGAAGATCCGCCCCGAGCAGCTCGCGGACGCGAGCGCCGTGGCCAGCGCGGGCGGGCGGCGCACCGGCGACGTGCTGGTGGAGCGCGGCCTGCTCAAGGACACCGAGCGCCTGTACTACGTGGGCCAGCAGGTGAAGGCGATCATCTACTCGCTCTTCGCGTGGGAGGACGGCACCTACGTCATGTCCTTCAAGGAGCGCGCGAGCGCCGAGTCCATCAAGCTGGACATCCACCCCGCGAGCCTCATCACCCGCGGCATCAAGAAGCTCTACAAGCCCGAGCGCCTGCGCCGCCTGCTGCGCCCCGAGGACCGGCTGCTGCCCGCGGTGGCGCCGTCCTACCCGCTCAACGAGGTGGAGCTGGAGCGCTGGGAGGCGGAGCTGCTGCCGCGCGTGGACGGCACCCGCACGGTGGCCGAGCTGCTCGCGCTGGCGAACCGCCCCGAGCACGTGCTGCACGGCTTCCTCGTGGCGATGCTCTCGCTGGGGATTCTCGAGCGGCGCGAGTAG
- the bcp gene encoding thioredoxin-dependent thiol peroxidase, translated as MPIPQTGDAAPSFELQDQQGRSVKLSDFAGKNVVLYFYPKDDTPGCTVEACNFRDEHSVLEKAGAVVLGISPDDEKSHQKFTAKFNLPFPLLVDTDHKTADAYGVWGEKQFAGRTYMGVNRATFLIGPDGKLARVWPKVKVEGHVNEVLGALGLTPSRKEPEAPPSGAAGTVTPAPAPQAPLAPEAAPAARKTAAKRPAAKKGGGAKKAAAKRPAAKKGAAKKAAAKRPAAKKGAAKKAAAKRPAAKKGAAKKGAPVTRAAKKAAAKRPAAKKGAAKKGAAKKSGLRPTLVGRARAIAERLLPRKR; from the coding sequence ATGCCCATTCCCCAGACTGGTGACGCCGCCCCGAGCTTCGAGCTGCAGGATCAGCAGGGCCGTTCCGTGAAGCTCTCGGACTTCGCGGGCAAGAACGTGGTCCTCTACTTCTACCCGAAGGACGACACGCCCGGCTGCACCGTGGAGGCGTGCAACTTCCGCGACGAGCACTCGGTGCTGGAGAAGGCCGGCGCGGTCGTGCTCGGCATTTCGCCCGACGACGAGAAGAGCCACCAGAAGTTCACCGCGAAGTTCAACCTGCCCTTTCCCCTGCTCGTGGACACGGACCACAAGACGGCGGACGCGTACGGCGTGTGGGGCGAGAAGCAGTTCGCCGGCCGCACGTACATGGGCGTGAACCGCGCCACCTTCCTCATCGGCCCGGACGGCAAGCTCGCGCGCGTGTGGCCCAAGGTGAAGGTGGAGGGCCACGTGAACGAGGTGCTCGGGGCGCTCGGCCTCACGCCCTCGCGCAAGGAGCCCGAGGCTCCGCCGAGCGGCGCTGCCGGCACGGTCACCCCCGCGCCCGCCCCCCAGGCTCCGCTCGCCCCGGAGGCCGCCCCCGCCGCGCGCAAGACCGCGGCGAAGCGCCCCGCGGCGAAGAAGGGTGGCGGCGCGAAGAAGGCGGCTGCGAAGAGGCCTGCGGCGAAGAAGGGCGCGGCGAAGAAGGCCGCGGCGAAGCGTCCTGCAGCGAAGAAGGGCGCGGCGAAGAAGGCCGCGGCGAAGCGTCCGGCAGCGAAGAAGGGCGCGGCGAAGAAGGGCGCTCCCGTGACCCGCGCCGCGAAGAAGGCCGCGGCGAAGCGCCCCGCGGCGAAGAAGGGCGCGGCGAAGAAGGGCGCGGCGAAGAAGAGCGGCCTGCGCCCCACGCTGGTGGGCCGCGCGCGCGCCATCGCCGAGCGGCTGCTGCCCCGCAAGCGCTAG